The following is a genomic window from Mycobacterium parmense.
AGATCGAAGACGTGCTCGCGCTCAGCCCCCTGCAGGAGGGGCTGTTCGCGCTCTCCCGGCTGGCCGAGGACGGCATCGACCTGTACACCATGCAGTTGCGGGTCGACATCGACGGACCCGTCGACGTCGACCTGCTGCGCCGCAGCGCCGAGGCCATGCTGCGGCGTCACCCGAACCTGCGGGCGTCGTTCTGGGATCGCGACGTTCCGAAGCCGGTGCAGGTCGTGCCGGTCCACGCGGACCTGCCGTGGACCGAACGAACGGCCACACCAACGGAATTCGATGCCATCGCGCGATCCGAGCGGCGCCGGCCCTTCGACTTGGGCCGCGGGCCCGCGCTGCGCGTCGTCCTGCTCTCGGTGCCAGGGGGGAACCGACGGCGGATGATCTTCACCGCGCACCACATCCTGATGGACGGCTGGGCGCTCGCCGTGTTCTTCACCGAGATGCTGGCCGTGTACCGGGCCGGTGGATCGGCCGACGGGCTGCCGGCCGCTCGGCCCTACCGCGACTACATCGCCTGGCTCGCCCGGCAGGACAGGGCCGCGGCGACCGACAAGTGGGCCGAGTACCTGCGGCGCGTCTCCGGGCCGCTCATGGTGGCCGACGGTGTGGTGGCCGCGTCGGGCGGCGTGCCGGAGAAGGCGGACCTGGTGTTGTCCGCCGCCGACACGGCGCGCCTGGGAAACTGGGCGGCGCGCAACGGCATCACTCTCAACACGGCCGTCCTGTTCGCGTGGGCGGTCGTCCTGAGCAGGCTCACCGATCGCCGCGACATGGTGTTCGGCACGGTGATCTCCGGCCGCCCGGAGAACCTCGCCGGCGTCGAGGGCATGGTCGGCCTGTTCATCAACAGCGTTCCCGTCGTGCACGAGGTGAGCGGTGCGGCCTCGGTGATCGACCAGTGCGCACAGTTGCAGCGGGAGTCCTCGGCCATGCGCGACATCGGCTACCTGAGCCTGTCGGAGATCCAGCGCGCACATGGCCGGGGTGCGTTGTTCGACAGCATGTTCGTGTTCGAGAACGCCCCGGTCGGCGACGCCATTCGGCCGGTGACCACACCCGACGGCGCCCGGTTCTCCCCGGTCGAGATGGAAAGCCTGACGCATTACCCGCTGACGGTGGTCGCGCACGCGAGCGGCGACGAGCTGGTGGTGGTGATCGAGGCGATTTCCGAGCAGTTGCCGCACCTGCTGGCCGGCCAGATCGGTGAACGGCTGCTGGGCGTCCTGCGTCAACTCCCCGACATCGGTGACCGAACCCCCGAGGCGCTGGACGTCCTCACCGCCGCCGAGCGCGCCGAGTTCCGGGAACTCGCGGCGCGGCCCGCCCCCGCACCGGGCGAAACGGTGTGGCAGGCGTTCGAGCGGCAGGTGCGCGCCACGCCCGACGCCGACGCCCTGAGCGCGGGTGCGGACGAACGCTTCAGCTACGCCGAGTTGCACGGACAGGCGTGCCGCCTGGCGGGGGAGCTGGCCGCCCTGGGCGTGGGTCCCGAAACCGTTGTCGCACTGGCGCTGCCACGCTCGACTCAGTCCCTGGTCGCGATCCTGGCGGTGCTGGCCGCCGGGGGCGCCTATCTGCCCGTCGACATCACGCTGCCCAGACCCCGCATCGAGTCGATCCTGCGCCAGGCTGAACCGGCGCTGGCCGTCGCCGCGACCGGCTGTCCGGAGCTGCCCGGCGTACCGGCCCTGGTGATCGACGATCCGGCCGTGGCCGAACGAATCGCGCGGCGCGCCGTCACCGCGCCGGAGGTCGACCGCCACCCCGGGCAGGCCGCGTATGTGATCTTCACCTCCGGCTCCACCGGTGAACCCAAGGGGGTCGTTGGCACCAACGCCGCGATACTCGGCTACTTCGCCGACCACCGAGAACGCGTCTACCGCACGGCCGCAACGCGTCTGGGCCGCCCGATGCGCATCGCGCATGCGTGGTCGCTGAGCTTCGACGCCTCGTGGCAGCCCATGGTCGGCCTGCTCGACGGCCACGCGCTGCACCTGTTCGACGCCGAGGAGATGCGTGACGCCGACCGGCTGGTGGCCGGGATCGTCAGCCACCGGATCGACATGATCGACACCACGCCGTCGATGTTCGGCCAGCTGCGCGCCGCCGGACTGTGCGGGCAGCAGCTCTGCGTGCTCGCGCTGGGCGGCGAAGCCATCGACAGCTCGCTGTGGGAGCGCCTGCGGGCGCTGCCGGCCGCCGAGGTCTACAACTGCTACGGCCCCACCGAGATGACGGTCGAGGCGGTGGTCGCGCGCGTCGGCGAGTACCCGGCGCCCACGATCGGGACGGTCAACGCCGGAACCGTTGCCTACGTGC
Proteins encoded in this region:
- a CDS encoding non-ribosomal peptide synthetase; this encodes MTTAPPQIEDVLALSPLQEGLFALSRLAEDGIDLYTMQLRVDIDGPVDVDLLRRSAEAMLRRHPNLRASFWDRDVPKPVQVVPVHADLPWTERTATPTEFDAIARSERRRPFDLGRGPALRVVLLSVPGGNRRRMIFTAHHILMDGWALAVFFTEMLAVYRAGGSADGLPAARPYRDYIAWLARQDRAAATDKWAEYLRRVSGPLMVADGVVAASGGVPEKADLVLSAADTARLGNWAARNGITLNTAVLFAWAVVLSRLTDRRDMVFGTVISGRPENLAGVEGMVGLFINSVPVVHEVSGAASVIDQCAQLQRESSAMRDIGYLSLSEIQRAHGRGALFDSMFVFENAPVGDAIRPVTTPDGARFSPVEMESLTHYPLTVVAHASGDELVVVIEAISEQLPHLLAGQIGERLLGVLRQLPDIGDRTPEALDVLTAAERAEFRELAARPAPAPGETVWQAFERQVRATPDADALSAGADERFSYAELHGQACRLAGELAALGVGPETVVALALPRSTQSLVAILAVLAAGGAYLPVDITLPRPRIESILRQAEPALAVAATGCPELPGVPALVIDDPAVAERIARRAVTAPEVDRHPGQAAYVIFTSGSTGEPKGVVGTNAAILGYFADHRERVYRTAATRLGRPMRIAHAWSLSFDASWQPMVGLLDGHALHLFDAEEMRDADRLVAGIVSHRIDMIDTTPSMFGQLRAAGLCGQQLCVLALGGEAIDSSLWERLRALPAAEVYNCYGPTEMTVEAVVARVGEYPAPTIGTVNAGTVAYVLDSALRPVPHGVVGELYLSGTQLTRGYVGRSAMTAARFVADPFRPGWRMYRTGDLVRRAPHGGYAYLGRGDTQVKIRGYRVETGEVEAALCGQPGVREAAVCAVRRDGATVLVGFVVGQPGIDDDPERLRVALTENLPSYMIPARVAAVPRLPVNANGKLDELALRRMAESALAQPRSGGAAAASTETERLLCELFDEQFNGSVPHLDDDLFLFGLDSIVAISLVHKAQRHGLVLSPRMMFATPTIRQLAAAIDAGADAAVANAEYGEVPPLPMVSWLFEHGNYRRFTHTVLLRLPSGIDRPSIEQMLQLLLDGHDTLRSVLVQTPAGPRLVTRGPGAVSAGELLSRVEVPNGSDEALVSAIRASAREVMDRIDPHTGSMVRALWYSGAVHGDALLLTAHHLTVDVVSWHIMIGDLIEAWRCVCNGAAPKSLPEFTSYRRWCELMWERAGSPAAQAQRRYWSAQVRDPDPVLGVRPVDPARDTWATLRVTRVVTPVDVTEPLLAAIRKGEGVREFLLAATTMAIASWRRERGQDPAAGTLVALEGHGRADAIVDTDTTNTVGWFTNAFPVRLGTGATAVDVERAERDSRAARALVDSVVAHLGEVPNDGLDYGLLRYIERTPELQNAAEPQIQFSYLGRLDLGTVIDRPWSLLTGPYIDALPDDPEPDLPLRFAINLSAFVANTPEGTQLISNWRWSEALFAPSDIDRLTHYWRRGIAVLAAGLGRDPGQGLT